GGTCATGAGGAGGGCCGATGGCCATACAGAACGAGCTATTTCCGGAGCCCGAGCCGGTCGTCATGCATTCTGCATCCGGCGCCGCCGCAGACACCGGCCCCGGCGCGCCCGTATGGCTTCAACGCCTCTCGCTCTTCATCCTTGTGCTCTTCTGCATCTACCTCGGCGTCCTCGTCGCCGTTCTCCCCTGGTGGACGCGCGTCTGGGATCACAACATGTTCCTCGCCGCTCGACCACGCCTCGCCGGCGTCCTTCATAACGGAGCGGTCCGTGGCATCATCTCGGGAGTCGGCCTTCTGGATATCTGGATCGGCATCTCCGAGGCGATCCACTACCGCGACTATCGAGACTAAGATCCCTCTCCGGAGCCCCATGTCGAAGGAAATCCCCCCGCCCGACCCCCTCGCCCGCGCACCCCTCGCCTACGAGAACTCCGAGTTCATCGACTCCCCCGACGGCCGTCTTCTCCGCATCGTGGCCGAGTACCAGGAACCCCTCGTCCGCTTCCGCCGCGAGCGCATCCAGGACACCGTCGTCTTCTTCGGCTCCGCCCGCTTCCGCGCCCTTGACGTCGCCAACAAGGAGCTGCAACTCCTCGAAAACACCGGCTCCAGCACCCCGGCCCCCGAGCACGAGCAGCCTGCCACCCCGCAGGAGATCGAAGCCGGCGAAGCCTCCGGGCAAAAGCTCCGCCTCGCCGAGGCCGCCGTCGAAATGGCCTCCTACTACGAGGACGCCCGCCGCCTCGCCTTCATGGTCGCCACCTGGGCTCACACTGTCCCTGGCCCCCGCCACCGCTTCGTCGTCACCTCCGGCGGCGGCCCGGGCATTATGGAAGCCGCGAACCGCGGAGCCTACGAGGCCGGAGCCAAGACCATCGGCCTCAACATCAAGCTCCCCTTCGAGCAGCTCCCCAACCCCTACATCACCCCATCGCTCAACTTCGAATTCCACTACTTCTTCATGAGGAAGTACTTCTTCGCCTACCTGGCGAAGGCCCTGGTCGTCTTCCCCGGTGGCTTCGGTACTCTCGACGAGATGTTCGAGCTCCTCACCCTCGCCCAGACCCACAAGCTCGCCAAGAAGATGACCATCGTGATCTACGGCTCGAGCTACTGGAAGAACGTCCTCAACCTCGACCTCCTCGCCGAAAAGGGAGCCATCGCCTTCAAGGACCGCGACCTCTTCCAGTTCGCCGATACCCCCGAAGAAGCCTTCGCGATGCTCAAAGAGGGCCTAAGCGCCCACATCGAACTCCCGGGGGAAGAGGAACCCGGAAAGGTTCCCTCCGAGCCCGCCCCGTCTGTTCAGGAACTCCTCGGTCCCGACATCGCCCCCACCCGCTAAACTCATCCTGCCCGAATCACCCCTACAGCCCGGGTGCCCCATCCTCACCGGCAGCACCATCGCCGGTAAGGGTGGGAACTTAAACTGCACAACCGCAAGCCGTCGCCCTGGCCCTTGCCCTTGCCTCTCTGGTTGTCATTCCCGTAGGGAATCTGCCATCTGCCTTTGCTTTCGCAAGGACGCTGAGACGCTCAATACTTCGATATGCCGAGCGTGATGATTTGGGATGGAATCGAAGAGTGGTCATACCGACTATCCTCTGCCGTGTCTGGATACCGGCTGTAGATGGCGGTCACGATGCGATGCCCTTCCTCCATCGTGACCAGCGGGAGCACACAGTCGTTTCCGCTATAAACACCCTGCGGAAAGACAGGGCCATTCTCGCCGGAGGAGTGGCCCTCGCGCCACGCAAGGTCAGGAGCCTGCGTGCGCCAGCGATTAAGCGGATGGTACTCGTTCTGGGTGTAGCCATGGCTGATGATGTCGCGCTCAGTAACCGTGAAGGTCACATCGGTCCCGCGTTGTGCGCGCGTCACATCTGCGAAGGCCGCGAAGATGAATATCCCAGCCGTGCCAGCCGCGAAAAGAGGAGAATGCCCTGCCATGCCGATGGGGATCGCCAGCAGGATCATCCAGAACAAGGCGCGCAGAAACAAGTGCGTCCGCGTGTGCCGCTGCGTGACGCGATATTCTAGCCGGTCGGCCAGATCGCGAATTTCAAGTTTCGCAGCCACCGGTACACAGTTTAGCTCCCTTTCTGACGCACCACACTCATCACTAAATTTGAAGCACCATTGTTGGTGCAGTCACATACGCTTCATCAGAAATCCGGATACTACCCCTGAAACCAGAGGCAAAACTCAAGGGGGCAGAGACCGATGAGCCAGTCCACCATTTCTTACCTTTGGCGTGAACCAAAGGCAGCCAGCCCCTTCGCCACAGGTGTCTCGCTTCACAGCCATACCAGCCAGTCCAAGGAGACCCTCGACTTTATCGCCGAGCTCTCCACCGACTGGAAGCCCCTCCAGCCCATCCTCCGCTGGCTCGAGGACCGTTGCGCCCGCGTTTCCGGTGTCCGTCCCGACTACGCCCGCAGCTACTGGACTCCACCCCTGACCCCGCGCCTCGCCTTCGACCTCGAACGTGAGCAGATCGAGCAGAAGCTCGGCCTCCCCGCCCTTGTCAGCCTCACCGACCACGACGACATCTCCGCTCCCTTGCTTCTCCGCGCCGTCCCCAGCGCCCGTCACATTCCCGTTTCGGTCGAGTGGACTGTTCCCTTCGCCAACCCGCAGGCCGGAACCACCTGCTTCCATCTCGGCATCCACAACCTCCCCAGCGCCACTGGCGTCGAGTGGATGGAGCGCCTGCAGGCCTTCACCGCCATCCCGGTCACCGAGCGGCCCGCCCGCCTTCTCGGCGAATTTCTTGCCGAGCTCCACGAAACTCCAGGCGTCCTCATCGTCTTCAACCACCCGCTCTGGGATCTCTACCGCATCGGCAAAGAGAAGCACCGCTTCCTCGTCAACGACTTCCTCGCCCTCCACGGCCAGTTCTGTCACGCTCTCGAGCTCAACGGCCTGCGCAACTGGGACGAGAACCGCGAAGTCTCCGACCTCGGCCAGCGCTGGAACCAGCTCGTCATCAGCGGTGGCGACCGCCACGGCATCGAGCCGAACGCGAACCTGAACCTCACCCACGCCTTCAACTTCGCCGAGTTCGTTCACGAGGTCCGCGTCCTCCGCCAGAGCCATGTGCTCTTCATGCCGCAGTATGCCCAGCCCTGGAAGCACCGCATCCTGCAGTCGACGCTCGACGCCGTGCGCAATCATCCTCACTTCCCCGAAGGCTCCCGCACCTGGGATGAGCGCGTCTTCCACCCCAACGCCGACGGCGAGATGCGCCCCCTCTCCACAATGTGGCCCGACGGACACGCTCCGCGTTACCTCAGCGTTATCCTGGTCGCCGTTCGCCTGCTCGGCTCCGGACCCGTCTCCGAAACCCTCCGCATGGCCTGGAACGACCGCCAAAATACCGGAGACCTCAAGCCGAGCCTCGCTCCCCGCCAGGCCTGAGTCTTCTTCAATAGCAAATGGCTTTCCGTCTTGCCTAAGGGCACGGCTTCCGCCGTGCCACAAGAGCCTCTTCGG
This genomic window from Granulicella sibirica contains:
- a CDS encoding TIGR00730 family Rossman fold protein, which gives rise to MSKEIPPPDPLARAPLAYENSEFIDSPDGRLLRIVAEYQEPLVRFRRERIQDTVVFFGSARFRALDVANKELQLLENTGSSTPAPEHEQPATPQEIEAGEASGQKLRLAEAAVEMASYYEDARRLAFMVATWAHTVPGPRHRFVVTSGGGPGIMEAANRGAYEAGAKTIGLNIKLPFEQLPNPYITPSLNFEFHYFFMRKYFFAYLAKALVVFPGGFGTLDEMFELLTLAQTHKLAKKMTIVIYGSSYWKNVLNLDLLAEKGAIAFKDRDLFQFADTPEEAFAMLKEGLSAHIELPGEEEPGKVPSEPAPSVQELLGPDIAPTR
- a CDS encoding PHP domain-containing protein yields the protein MSQSTISYLWREPKAASPFATGVSLHSHTSQSKETLDFIAELSTDWKPLQPILRWLEDRCARVSGVRPDYARSYWTPPLTPRLAFDLEREQIEQKLGLPALVSLTDHDDISAPLLLRAVPSARHIPVSVEWTVPFANPQAGTTCFHLGIHNLPSATGVEWMERLQAFTAIPVTERPARLLGEFLAELHETPGVLIVFNHPLWDLYRIGKEKHRFLVNDFLALHGQFCHALELNGLRNWDENREVSDLGQRWNQLVISGGDRHGIEPNANLNLTHAFNFAEFVHEVRVLRQSHVLFMPQYAQPWKHRILQSTLDAVRNHPHFPEGSRTWDERVFHPNADGEMRPLSTMWPDGHAPRYLSVILVAVRLLGSGPVSETLRMAWNDRQNTGDLKPSLAPRQA